One genomic window of Eriocheir sinensis breed Jianghai 21 chromosome 57, ASM2467909v1, whole genome shotgun sequence includes the following:
- the LOC126984883 gene encoding uncharacterized protein LOC126984883 isoform X3, translating to MWYWCAGYPFTGSLVTYTPSSFSASLVDSGVFPRWYWCAGYPFTGSLVTYTPRSFSASVVDSGVFPMWYWCAGYPFTGSLVTYTPRSFSASVVDSGVFPMWYWYAGYPFTGSLVTYTPRSFSASVVDSGVFPMWYWCAGYPFTGSLVSYTPRSFSASVVDSGVFPMWYWCAGYPFTGSLVTYTPRSFSASVVDSGVFPMWYWCAGYPFTGSLVTYTPRSFSASVVDSGVFPMWYWCAGYPFTGSLVTYTPSSFSASVVDSGVFPMWYWCAAYPFTGSLVTYTPRSFSASVVDSGVFPMWYWYAGYPFTGSLVTYTPRSFSASVVDSGVFPM from the exons atgtggtattggtgtgctggatatcccttcactggtagcctggtaacatacactcccagctctttctctgcctctttggtggatagtggagtgtttcccaggtggtattggtgtgctggatatcccttcactggtagcctggtaacatacactcccag gtctttctctgcctctgtggtggatagtggagtgtttcccatgtggtattggtgtgctggatatcccttcactggtagcctggtaacatacactcccaggtctttctctgcctctgtggtggatagtggagtatttcccatgtggtattggtatgctggatatcccttcactggtagcctggtaacatacactcccaggtctttctctgcctctgtggtggatagtggagtgtttcccatgtggtattggtgtgctggatatcccttcactggtagcctggtatcatacactcccaggtctttctctgcctctgtggtggatagtggagtgtttcccatgtggtattggtgtgctggatatcccttcactggtagcctggtaacatacactcccaggtctttctctgcctctgtggtggatagtggagtgtttcccatgtggtattggtgtgctggatatcccttcactggtagcctggtaacatacactcccaggtctttctctgcctctgtggtggatagtggagtgtttcccatgtggtattggtgtgctggatatcccttcactggtagcctggtaacatacactcccagctctttctctgcctctgtggtggatagtggagtgtttcccatgtggtattggtgtgctgcatatcccttcactggtagcctggtaacatacactcccag gtctttctctgcctctgtggtggatagtggagtgtttcccatgtggtattggtatgctggatatcccttcactggtagcctggtaacatacactcccag gtctttctctgcctctgtggtggatagtggagtgtttcccatgtag
- the LOC126984883 gene encoding uncharacterized protein LOC126984883 isoform X1, whose amino-acid sequence MWYWCAGYPFTGSLVTYTPSSFSASLVDSGVFPRWYWCAGYPFTGSLVTYTPRSFSASVVDSGVFPMWYWCAGYPFTGSLVTYTPRSFSASVVDSGVFPMWYWYAGYPFTGSLVTYTPRSFSASVVDSGVFPMWYWCAGYPFTGSLVSYTPRSFSASVVDSGVFPMWYWCAGYPFTGSLVTYTPRSFSASVVDSGVFPMWYWCAGYPFTGSLVTYTPRSFSASVVDSGVFPMWYWCAGYPFTGSLVTYTPSSFSASVVDSGVFPMWYWCAAYPFTGSLVTYTPRSFSASVVDSGVFPMWYWYAGYPFTGSLVTYTPRSFSASVVDSGVFPMWY is encoded by the exons atgtggtattggtgtgctggatatcccttcactggtagcctggtaacatacactcccagctctttctctgcctctttggtggatagtggagtgtttcccaggtggtattggtgtgctggatatcccttcactggtagcctggtaacatacactcccag gtctttctctgcctctgtggtggatagtggagtgtttcccatgtggtattggtgtgctggatatcccttcactggtagcctggtaacatacactcccaggtctttctctgcctctgtggtggatagtggagtatttcccatgtggtattggtatgctggatatcccttcactggtagcctggtaacatacactcccaggtctttctctgcctctgtggtggatagtggagtgtttcccatgtggtattggtgtgctggatatcccttcactggtagcctggtatcatacactcccaggtctttctctgcctctgtggtggatagtggagtgtttcccatgtggtattggtgtgctggatatcccttcactggtagcctggtaacatacactcccaggtctttctctgcctctgtggtggatagtggagtgtttcccatgtggtattggtgtgctggatatcccttcactggtagcctggtaacatacactcccaggtctttctctgcctctgtggtggatagtggagtgtttcccatgtggtattggtgtgctggatatcccttcactggtagcctggtaacatacactcccagctctttctctgcctctgtggtggatagtggagtgtttcccatgtggtattggtgtgctgcatatcccttcactggtagcctggtaacatacactcccag gtctttctctgcctctgtggtggatagtggagtgtttcccatgtggtattggtatgctggatatcccttcactggtagcctggtaacatacactcccag gtctttctctgcctctgtggtggatagtggagtgtttcccatgtggtattag
- the LOC126984883 gene encoding uncharacterized protein LOC126984883 isoform X6, producing MWYWCAGYPFTGSLVTYTPSSFSASLVDSGVFPRWYWCAGYPFTGSLVTYTPRSFSASVVDSGVFPMWYWCAGYPFTGSLVTYTPRSFSASVVDSGVFPMWYWYAGYPFTGSLVTYTPRSFSASVVDSGVFPMWYWCAGYPFTGSLVSYTPRSFSASVVDSGVFPMWYWCAGYPFTGSLVTYTPRSFSASVVDSGVFPMWYWCAGYPFTGSLVTYTPRSFSASLVDSGVFPMWYWCAGYPFTGSLVTYTPRSFSASVVDSGVFPMWYWCAGYPFTGSLVTYTPRSFSASVVDSGVFPMWY from the exons atgtggtattggtgtgctggatatcccttcactggtagcctggtaacatacactcccagctctttctctgcctctttggtggatagtggagtgtttcccaggtggtattggtgtgctggatatcccttcactggtagcctggtaacatacactcccag gtctttctctgcctctgtggtggatagtggagtgtttcccatgtggtattggtgtgctggatatcccttcactggtagcctggtaacatacactcccaggtctttctctgcctctgtggtggatagtggagtatttcccatgtggtattggtatgctggatatcccttcactggtagcctggtaacatacactcccaggtctttctctgcctctgtggtggatagtggagtgtttcccatgtggtattggtgtgctggatatcccttcactggtagcctggtatcatacactcccaggtctttctctgcctctgtggtggatagtggagtgtttcccatgtggtattggtgtgctggatatcccttcactggtagcctggtaacatacactcccaggtctttctctgcctctgtggtggatagtggagtgtttcccatgtggtattggtgtgctggatatcccttcactggtagcctggtaacatacactcccag gtctttctctgcctctttggtggatagtggagtgtttcccatgtggtattggtgtgctggatatcccttcactggtagcctggtaacatacactcccag gtctttctctgcctctgtggtagatagtggagtgtttcccatgtggtattggtgtgctggatatcccttcactggtagcctggtaacatacactcccag gtctttctctgcctctgtggtggatagtggagtgtttcccatgtggtattag
- the LOC126984883 gene encoding uncharacterized protein LOC126984883 isoform X5 translates to MWYWCAGYPFTGSLVTYTPSSFSASLVDSGVFPRWYWCAGYPFTGSLVTYTPRSFSASVVDSGVFPMWYWCAGYPFTGSLVTYTPRSFSASVVDSGVFPMWYWYAGYPFTGSLVTYTPRSFSASVVDSGVFPMWYWCAGYPFTGSLVSYTPRSFSASVVDSGVFPMWYWCAGYPFTGSLVTYTPRSFSASVVDSGVFPMWYWCAGYPFTGSLVTYTPRSFSASVVDSGVFSMWYWCAGYPFTGSLVTYTPRSFSASVVDSGVFPMWYWYAGYPFTGSLVTYTPRSFSASVVDSGVFPMWY, encoded by the exons atgtggtattggtgtgctggatatcccttcactggtagcctggtaacatacactcccagctctttctctgcctctttggtggatagtggagtgtttcccaggtggtattggtgtgctggatatcccttcactggtagcctggtaacatacactcccag gtctttctctgcctctgtggtggatagtggagtgtttcccatgtggtattggtgtgctggatatcccttcactggtagcctggtaacatacactcccaggtctttctctgcctctgtggtggatagtggagtatttcccatgtggtattggtatgctggatatcccttcactggtagcctggtaacatacactcccaggtctttctctgcctctgtggtggatagtggagtgtttcccatgtggtattggtgtgctggatatcccttcactggtagcctggtatcatacactcccaggtctttctctgcctctgtggtggatagtggagtgtttcccatgtggtattggtgtgctggatatcccttcactggtagcctggtaacatacactcccaggtctttctctgcctctgtggtggatagtggagtgtttcccatgtggtattggtgtgctggatatcccttcactggtagcctggtaacatacactcccag gtctttctctgcctctgtggtggatagtggagtgttttccatgtggtattggtgtgctggatatcccttcactggtagcctggtaacatacactcccaggtctttctctgcctctgtggtggatagtggagtgtttcccatgtggtattggtatgctggatatcccttcactggtagcctggtaacatacactcccag gtctttctctgcctctgtggtggatagtggagtgtttcccatgtggtattag
- the LOC126984883 gene encoding uncharacterized protein LOC126984883 isoform X4: protein MWYWCAGYPFTGSLVTYTPSSFSASLVDSGVFPRWYWCAGYPFTGSLVTYTPRSFSASVVDSGVFPMWYWCAGYPFTGSLVTYTPRSFSASVVDSGVFPMWYWYAGYPFTGSLVTYTPRSFSASVVDSGVFPMWYWCAGYPFTGSLVSYTPRSFSASVVDSGVFPMWYWCAGYPFTGSLVTYTPRSFSASVVDSGVFPMWYWCAGYPFTGSLVTYTPRSFSASVVDSGVFSMWYWCAGYPFTGSLVTYTPRSFSASVVDSGVFPMWYWYAGYPFTGSLVTYTPRSFSAFVVDSGVFPMWY from the exons atgtggtattggtgtgctggatatcccttcactggtagcctggtaacatacactcccagctctttctctgcctctttggtggatagtggagtgtttcccaggtggtattggtgtgctggatatcccttcactggtagcctggtaacatacactcccag gtctttctctgcctctgtggtggatagtggagtgtttcccatgtggtattggtgtgctggatatcccttcactggtagcctggtaacatacactcccaggtctttctctgcctctgtggtggatagtggagtatttcccatgtggtattggtatgctggatatcccttcactggtagcctggtaacatacactcccaggtctttctctgcctctgtggtggatagtggagtgtttcccatgtggtattggtgtgctggatatcccttcactggtagcctggtatcatacactcccaggtctttctctgcctctgtggtggatagtggagtgtttcccatgtggtattggtgtgctggatatcccttcactggtagcctggtaacatacactcccaggtctttctctgcctctgtggtggatagtggagtgtttcccatgtggtattggtgtgctggatatcccttcactggtagcctggtaacatacactcccag gtctttctctgcctctgtggtggatagtggagtgttttccatgtggtattggtgtgctggatatcccttcactggtagcctggtaacatacactcccaggtctttctctgcctctgtggtggatagtggagtgtttcccatgtggtattggtatgctggatatcccttcactggtagcctggtaacatacactcccag gtctttctctgcctttgtggtggatagtggagtgtttcccatgtggtattag